Within Corynebacterium timonense, the genomic segment CGAAACTCGAACTCCGAGATCGTGCTGGGGGAAGTGTGATGAACAGTTGTTCCGGTGGAGGTTGCGGCAATATAGTGCCGGTAATCTGCCATGCGCAACCTGTGATACAACCACGAGGGGTCGACGTTCTCGGATTTGACTACAAGCTTACCAAGCCGCTGGTTATGCAGATATTTCCATCGGTCGTGCTCCGGAACAATCATGGGCGACCCAAGGGTGTCTATGTTCCTACTCAAATCAGTCATCGAGATGAGAATCTCTCCTGGTTCGAGGACGAAGTCTGATCTGATCGGGCCGTCGAAGAACCGAGGTTTGCCCTCCTGAAAGCCACCGTTGGGCGAAAAATTCCCTGGAGTTAGTAGGTATGAACTGGCCCCCGAAAGTTGGACTGGTTTAATTCTAGGCGGTTAGGGTTTCAAGGGTCTGATTCCGGTATTGCATCGGGGTCAGGCCCTTGAGTCGTTGTTGGAGTCGTTGCGTGTTGTACCACTGGATGTACTCGTCGACCGCGGCGGTGAATTGCTCGATGGTGTCGAAGACTTCTCCGTGGAACATTTCGGTTTTCAGGTGGCCGAAGAAGTTCTCCATGACTGCGTTGTCGTAGCAATTGCCTTTGCGTGACATTGACTGGACTCCATGGTGCTGGCTAATCAGGGTGCGCCAGGATGAGTGCTGGTATTGGAATCCTTGATCGGTGTGGATCATCCAGCCCGGCTTTGGAGCACACGCTTCGATCGCCTGCGCCAACGAGGCCGAGGTCAAGGCTGTGGTTGGCGATGTGGCCACTGTGTGGGCGACGATTGCGCGGTCGAACAGGTCCATCACCGGTGAGAGATACACCTTGCGGCCGGCGACCTTGAACTCGGTGACGTCGCTGACGAAAACAGAGTTGGGTTTATCCGGGGTGAAGTTGCGCTCGAGTGTGTTCTCGGCGATGTGACTGGTTGTGCCTGTGTAGGAGATGTAGGGCCTGCGCTGGCGGATCTTGGCTTTCAAGCCCATCTCACGCATGAGCTTTAAGACAAGTTTGTGGTTGACTATCCAACCTTGGTTACGAAGGTCGAGCAGTACCCGCCGGTAGCCGTAGCGGTGTTTGTTGCGCTTAAAACTGTCCCGGATCGCCTGTTTGAGCTCGGCATGTTTATCCGGTGCGGTGAGTCGTTTCTGGTGGTAGAAGAATGTCGAGCGTGCCATACCGGCCGCATCCAGGAGGTACTCCAAGCGGTGGTGTGACTTGAGGATGACGATCGCCTGGGCTTTTAGGCGTGTCCCTGGTTCCTCAAGTCCCGCAATTTTTTTAAGTAGGCGATTTCCGCTTCCAGCCGTTCAACCTGGCAGCGAAGCTTTTCTTCCTCAGAAAGCACCTTCGGTTTGCCTGAACCTTTCGGCCTGCCCTTCGGCTTCGGGCGCAGAGCCTCGTCGCCGCCTTTGCGCCACTTAATCACCCAGTCCTTGACGAGTTGGTCGGATGAAAGATTGAACTTTCGGGCAAGATCCATCTTCGACTCACCGGCCAGATGACGTTCCACAACCTCCTTCTTCGTCTCGAAGGAGTAGCGCTGCTTGTTCGGTTTCTCCACGAGACATAGCCTGCCACGTAGTTGGAAACGGCGATAGAGGCAGCGCGCTGCATCCCTCGAGACACCGACAACACGAGAAGCGGCGTGGGAACCCATTCCCTGCTCGAAAAGGTCGACTAACTGCTCACGCTGAACTTCACTCAGCGAACTACGTGCTCTCAAAGAACATGCTCCCCACTAGTTGTTAGCAACTGATTTCTCAGTCCAACTAATGGGGAGCAGTTCAGTAATAGGGGGTTTCAGCGTCGACGAATCCTGAGCTGGGAAAAGCATATCCGTGATGAATTTCCGCGATCTCACCGATCTTAACCATTTCCACTATCCCAACCTCCCCAACTGTTCCCGAACGATCGCGTCGAGACGGGCCGATTCATCCAGCGCCGCAGTGAGCTCAGCAGTGAGCCGCGCGATCTTCTCGTCGATCGGTTCGTCGTCCTCCTCGGTTTCGGCGAAGCCGACGTAACGGCCCGGGGTGAGCGCGTAGTTTGCCTCGCGGATCTCTTCGAGCGATACCGATTTGCAGAAGCCGGGGACGTCTTCGTACTCACCTTCGGCAGATTCGCGTCCGCGCCAGGTGCGGAACGTGTTCGCGATCTTCTGGATGTCCTCGTCGGAGAAGGCGCGCTCGGTGCGGTCGATCATGTGGCCGAGGGTGCGGGCGTCGATAAGCAAGAACTGCCCGCGACGGTCCACGGAACCCTTCGAGCCTGCGCCCTTGTTCTTGGCAAAGAACCACACACACACCGGGATCTGCGTGCCGCGGAAGAGCTGGGAAGGCAGCGTGATCACGCAGGAGACAATGTCGTCTTCGAGCATGTTCTTGCGGATCTCGCCCTCGCCTGAGGTGTTCGAGGTCATGGTGCCGTTGGCCATCACCACACCCGCCTCGCCCCGTGGTCCGAGCTTGGAAATGATGTGCTGCATCCAGCCGAAGTTCGCGTTCTTCTCCGGTGGTACCCCGTAGACCCAACGCTTGTCGTCGGTGTTGCGGACCCAGTCCTTGATGTTGAACGGCGGGTTGGCCAGCACGTAGTCCATCTCCACGCCGGGGTGGATGTCACGGGCGAAGGTGTCGCCCCAGCGCTCACCAAGGCCCTTCGCGCTCAGTGCGTGGATAGCGAGGTTCATGCGGGCCATGCGCCACGTGCGCTCGTTGAGCTCCTGGCCGTATATCGCGATTGCGGACGGATCCTTGTCGTGCGCGTCCAGGAACTTCTCCGCCTGAACGAACATGCCGCCGGAACCGCAGCACGGGTCGTAGACGCGGCCCTCCGTCGGCTCGAGGATTTCCACGAGCGTGCGAACCACCGGGCGAGGGGTGTAGAACTCGCCGCCGCGCTTGCCTTCTGCGGAAGCGAAGCGAGCGAGGAAGTACTCGTAGACTTCCCCCAGCAGGTCGCGGGCCCGCTCCGGGCCTTCGGCCGTGAACCGGGTGGTGCTAAAGAGGTCGACGAGCTCGCCGAGGCGGCGCTGGTCCACGCTTTCGCTGTTGTAGTTGTGCGGCAGCGTGCCCTCGAGGGTGGGGTTGTCGGCCATGAGGGTTTCCGCGGCTTCGTCGATAAGCTTGCCTATCGCCCTGAACTCGCCGCCAGCCTCCTCGGTCTTGCCCTTGGAGTGGCGCTGCAGAAAGTCCCAGCGAGCAGCAGGCGCGACCCAGAAGACGTTCTTTTCCAGGTAGGCGTCGCGGTCCTCGAGCTCCTCTAGGATCTCCTCCTCGGTGGCACCTTCCTCTTCGAGCTCGGCTTGGAGCTCTTGGCGGCGTGCATCGAAGGCATCGGTGACGTACTTGAGAAACACGAGTCCGAGGACGATGTCTTTGTATTGCGAGGCATCCATGGAGCCGCGCAGCTTATCGGCGGCCTTCCACAAGGTGTCCTGGAACTCTTTGACGGGGGTGGGAGTCATAGTTGGGAGCCTACTTTCCGGAGAAGACGAGATTGAGCAGGGCGTCGCTCGCGTGTTCGGCTTCACACTCGAGCTGGCGCGCCGCCGTGCGGGCGTTGTCGAGGGATCGGTGAGTCTCCGTATCTACGGCGCGCTGCCCGCTATAGAGCCCCGGGATGGCAATGCGGGCAACCGGCAGGTGCCGCGGAACCCTGCCGACGGCATCGATGTTTACCGGAGCATTGAGCCACGCCACGTTGAAATCTGGGTCGTATTCATCCTAGGAGGGGTGGGAAACGAAGAGGGAGTCTGCTGGGACCCAGGTCTTGCCGTCGTCCTGGTGCGCCCGGGCTGGAAGCTCTCCGACTCGTGGCATTAGGATGCCGCCGGGGCGGAGAACATCGCTGGCTTCGTAGTTGTCTACGAATGCGGGAGCGGCGTCCCCGGCTGCGGCGGAGCCTGTATCTTCGGGGGCTTCGGCACTTTCTTGCCCGGTAGTGCACTCACATGCGCATACCGTTCTCCACTTGCCCTGCAAGGTTCTCGCAGCATCCGGAAACTGAAGAAGTCCTTTAGAAGCACACCTGTGGTGGACAGGTCGAAGGCGTCGACGCAGACCTCGCGCACGACGTTTTTCAGCTCATCCGGGGGACGGGACATTTAACGTGTTTCTGGTGGAGACTCCGTTTCGCAGTTGCTTATCGACGTGCCTCCGGCGCGCCGCCGGTGTCGCCCCCGCCGAACTCGCGGCGGAAATCCCCGTCCCAGTCGATCTCGCGGGCTAGGTATCCGGTGGACTCCGGCGGGCCGTAAAGGTCACGCTCGAGCGTGTCGAGGTGGCGGTCGTTGGCGGCCTGGATGCCCATGACCAGAAACACTGCGCCCGCGACCGCGGCGGCGACGCCGGTGAACACGGCCGTCGGCCCGGACAGGAACGCAAAGGACAGGACGGCCACCACGATCAACGCCACGGCGGCGGCGTAGTTGCGGCCCGAGGAATTGCCTGTGTTGTTCATGGGGCTGAGTATTCCAGAGACACGAAGGCGGTGGGGCCGAGGAAAACAAATGGGGGCACCGTAGCCGGGCCGAGATGGAGGTCGTTTAAGACGGTAAAACTCACAGAGCAGGAAGGTCGCCGCGGATCGTCGCAACGCTGCGGGCCACCATGTAAATGCCGACGATGGCGGCGATCCAGAGAAGCGTCACTTTTGCCTCGTACTCGAGGCGGGGGATAAGGCGCTCGAGCCGCGGGAAAAACTTCTGGCCGAACAGCAGTGCCAAGGTAGCGAGGAGAACTGTTGGCACGATCATAATGAGGCAGTAGATACCCACTGCCCCGGCCTTTGCCACGGATGGGATATCCCAGCTGCCGATGATGCCCATCGCTGCGATGTACGGCAGCATCGTCGCCGCCTCGGTAAGGGATGCGCCGAGGCCCAGGGCGACCATCCTTGGCAGACTGCTTGTGGCTCCGGTTGCGCGTTTCGGCAGCTGCCCGGGTTCGGGCTTTGTGGGGTCGGGGCCGAAGATGCCGAAGACCGCAAGGGCCGCGCCCAGCGTGAGCGTGATCCACGGGAAGATGTCGGTCTGCGTGACGCGTTCTGCGACCGAGCCGAGTCCTGCGAACCCGAGGAGCATCCCAAGTCCGAGGAGGAAGTAGACCAGCGCGACGGTGAACAAGTACGCGGTAAGTGCCGGTACTCGAACGGCACGCCAGTGGACGATGAGCGCAAGGGGAATAACTAGGGTGCCCAGGCTCAGGCTGTCGAGCAGCGCTAAGCCAATAACGGGGATGACCGAGCTCATAGGTTGCTCCAATTCTCTCGTACGGACGTACTACGTCTTACGAACGTACGGTACTCTAGACTGGCTTGCAACCATGAATGACTTTTCCCTGGACCATCAGTTTTCAGAATCGGCCGCGGCGATTGCCGACGCCACTATCCGCATCATTGCGTCGCGGGGGCTCGATGCCGTGAGCGTGCGGGAGGTGGCGAAGGAATCCGGGTTCGCCGCCGGCTCGGTGCAATATCACGCTCCGAACAAGGACACCCTGCTGGCGCACGCGTTCATCCGCTCCATCCAACGCCAGGGAGAGCGAGTAATGGCAGTTCCAGAACGGGGAGGCAGGCTTGAAACCTGGGTGGCGAGGCTTGCCGAGCTCCTCCCGATCGGAGGTGTGCGTTCCGAAGACGCCGCAATCTGGGTCACCTACGGCTCCGCCTCTGCGACCCGGGTCTGGATTGCGAAGCTCTATACGGAGGTGCTGGAAGACTTCCAGAACCGCATCGTCCTTGCGCTCGGTGGCGAGGAACGCGAGGAAGAAGCAAAACGCAAGGCACGCCTTGTTACCGCGCTCGTCAACGGCCTCGCCCTGGATAACCTGCGTGTTTCCGAAGCGGAGGCCGACCGCATCTTAGCCGACCTCCGCGAAGGCCTGCGCCTCCTCTTCGCCGGCTAACCCCACCCAACCGCGAGCCGGTCGAGGAATCCGTGTCCGAACCGTTACGCTTAATCACGAATGTTTCAGTGCCGGACCGAAAGAGCCGGAAACGGAAAGTGAGACTTGTGGAAAAGACCTCGAACGCCGCCCAGGCTGATCGTGCGCTTGCGCGTGTTTTGATGCCCCGCAAGGGCGAACCGCACGACGTCCGGATGCTCTACCTGATCGAGGCGGAGCAGAACAAGGAGCGTCTGCGCTGGTCGGAGCGCACCACGCTGACCGTGCCTGCGGGTGCGGAGGTGTCATTCCAGACGTACTTCAACGCCTTCCCGGCGTCCTACTGGCGTCGCTGGTCGCAGCTCGATCGCGTTGTCCTCGCCCTCGACGTCGAAGGCGCGGCCACGATTTCGGTGTACCGCTCGAAGCACGACGGCGTGCGCATCAGCGTGGTCAGCGTCGAAGCGGCCGATGAGCACGTGGAGATCCCACTGGAGCTGCGCAACTTCGAGGACGGCGGCTGGCTGTGGTTCGACGTCACCGCCGGCAGCGAGGTCACCGTGGATAACGCCGGCTGGTTCGCCGACCGCCTCCCGCAGGCGCAGATCATGCCCGACGGCACCGAGGTCCCCCCACAGCCGAAGCAGGTGGCCGTGGGCATCCCCACCTTCAACCGCCCGCGCGACGCGGTCAACGCGCTGCACGCCCTGTCCGAGGACCCTGTCGTGCTCGAGGCGATCACGCATGTGCTCATGCCCGACCAGGGCACCCAGCACCCGGCCGACGAACCGGACTTCGCCGAAGCCGAGGAGAAACTGGACGGTAAGCTGCAGATTTTCCAGCAGGGCAACCTGGGCGGCTCCGGCGGCTACTCCCGCATCATGTACGAGGGCGTGAACAACACGGACGCCCCGTTCATCCTGTTCATGGACGACGACATCGCCATCGAGCCCGACTCCATCCTGCGGGCCGTCCAGGCCGCCCGCTACGCGAAAAGCCCCATCCTCGTCGGCGGCCAGATGCTCAACCTGCAGGACCGCGCCCAGCTGCGCACGACCGGCGAAGCGGTCGACCCGCACACGTTCATGTGGGGCGCGGCCCCCACGCGGTCTACGACCATGACTTTGCCACGTACCCGCTCGGCTACCTGGGCACGCGCGAGGAGCAGCTCGACCCGCGCAAGACCACCTCGCGCGCGCTGCACCGCCGCGTCGACGTGGACTACAACGGCTGGTGGATGAACCTGTTCCCCCGCGTCGTCGCGGAGCAGCTGGGCTTGCCCCTGCCCCTGTTTATCAAGTGGGACGACACCGAGTACGCGCTGCGCGCCAAGGCCGCGGGCTTTCCCACGGTGACGTGGCCCGGCGTGGCCATTTGGCACATGGCCTGGGCGGACAAGGACGACGCCATCGACTGGCAGGCCTACTTCCACCTGCGCAACCGCCTCATCGTCGCAGCGATGTACCACGAAGGCGAGGGCCCAGAGGGCATCCTCAAGAACATGCTGAAGTCCACCTACAAGCACATCATGTGCATGGAGTACTCCACCATGGCGATCCAGGTGGAGGCCATGAAGGACTTCCTGGCCGGCCCTGACCGGCTCTTCGACATCCTCGAGTCGAGCCTGCCGCGTATCCAGGAGGTGCGCAAGGACTTCTCGGACGCCCAGGTCATTCCCTCGGCGGCGGACCTGCCGGCGCCGACCGGCGCGCCGGGTGTGCCCACCGCCAACATCGGCGGGCGCCTGGCCAAGATCAAGAAGATCCCGTGGGCGATCAAGGCGCTGCGCCACCAGCTCACGGACGAGGACCGCGCCCACTGGCAGGCCCCGCAGCTCAACCTCACAGCCGACGAGGCCCGCTGGTTCACCCTCGCCCGCGTCGACTCCGCCACCGTCTCCACCGCCGGCGGCACGGGCGTGGCCTTCCGCAAGAGGGACAAGCAGCTTAGCGACGACCTCCTGGCGCAGACCAAGAAACTCCACGCCCAGATCAAGGAGCGCTGGCCCGAGCTGCAGGCCGCCTACCGTGCGGCGAAACCCGAGCTGACCAGCCACGACAACTGGGGAAGGATCTTCGATGAGCAAGCGTGAGAGTGACCTCCTCGTCGCGGTCCAGTCCACCCTGTTCACGCCCGCGGTGACGAAGGCGGCGCGCACCCTGAGCCACTTCGGCGAACACGACCTGGGCTGGTTGGCTGTGGGCGGCGCTGGGGTGGCCGTCGATAAGCAGCGGCGCCGGCAGTGGGCAGCCTTGGCGGCCGGGACCTTCGCGGCGCACGCGGCCTCCGTGGTGATCAAGCGCATAGTCCGCCGGCCCCGGCCCAACGACGAACGCGTGAAGGTAGGGGTGAAAACACCGTCCCAGCTGAGCTTTCCGTCCTCGCACGCGACGAATACCGCCGCCGCGGCGGTGCACCTGGCGGACATCACGGGCTCGAAGCTGCCGTACGTCGCTGTTCCGGTGATGATGCTGTCGCGTATGGTGCTTGGCGTGCATTACCCGACGGACACCCTCGCGGGCGCCCTCCTCGGCGCGGGTGTTGCCTCAGCAACGATCAAGGCGGAGAAGGAGACCAGGTGAGCGAACCGCACGAGCCACTGCTGAAGTCCGAACCCCACACCGAGGGCATCGACGACGTCCGCAAGCGTGTTCCGCCGAAGAACCTGCCGGACGCGATGGTCAAGGGGCTGCGCCCCAAGCAGTGGGTGAAAAACGTCCTCGTGCTGGCCGCCCCGCTCGCGGCCGGCGCCGAGGCCTTCACCGCCCGCACCGCGCTCGACGTCGCCCTGGCCTTCGTGGTGTTCTGCCTCGGCGCGTCGTCGATCTACCTGGTCAACGACGCCCGCGACGTCGAGTCGGACCGCCAGCACCCGACGAAGCGCTTCCGCCCGATCGCCTCGGGCATGCTGCCGATCAACGTGGCCTACACGATGGCCGTCGTGCTCATCCTCGCCGCGGTGGGGCTGTCGCTGCTGGCCACGGACGGTGTCTCGCTGGCCGTCGTCATCGGCGTGTACATCGCGCTGCAGCTCGGCTACTGCTTCGGCTGGAAGCACATCCCGGTCATCGACATCGCGCTGGTGTCCTCGGGCTTCATGCTGCGCACGATGGCCGGCGGCGTGGCGGCGGGCATCGACCTGTCGCAGTGGTTCCTGCTCGTCGCCGCGTTCGGCTCTCTGTTCATGGCCTCCGGCAAGCGCTACGCCGAGCTGTTGCTGGCGGAGGAAACGGGTGCGAAGATCCGCAAGGCTCTCGAGGGCTACACCGCGACCTACCTGCGGTTTGTGTGGACGCTGTCCGCCACCGCCGTCGTTATGTCCTACGCCCTGTGGGGCTTCCAGCAGTCCTCCCTCGTCGAGGGCCCGGCCGCGATCTGGTACCAGATTTCGATGGTGCCCTTCGTCATCGCTATCCTGCGCTACGCCGCGGAGGTCGACGGCGGCAAGGGCGGCGCCCCGGACGAGATCGCGCTCGAGGACCGCGTCCTGCAGGCGCTCGCCCTGTTGTGGGTGTTCTGCATCGTGATGGCTGTCTACATTGTTCCGACGCTGACCCAGTAAACTTCCCAGGGTGACACCAACGGGAACGGCCCCCAACGCCCGACTGTCGCTGCTTGTCGCGGCGGCGGCCGCGGGCCTTTTCGCGTTAGTCGGCGGGTGGCAGCGGCGCTGGATGAGCGACGACGGCCTCATCGTCCTGCGCACTGTGCGCAACCTCCTGGAGGGCAACGGCCCCGTGTTCAACGCGGGCGAGCGGGTGGAGGCAAACACCTCGACGCTGTGGCAGTACCTCATCACAGCCTTCGGCTGGCTCACGGGAGCGCGGCTCGAGGACGTGGCCATGTGGCTCGCGCTGCTGCTGTCGGTCGCCGCGGCGGTGGGGGCGACCCTCGCGGCGGGCCGCTTCTGGGGGAGCGCGACCGTCCTGCTGCCCTTCGGCGTCATCCTGTACTTCGCGCTGCCGCCGGCGCGCGATTTTGCCACCTCCGGCCTGGAATGGGGGCTTAGCCTCGCGTGGATCGCCGGGTGGTGGGCCCTGCTCGTGGCGTGGGCGATGCCCGGCGGGCGCCGCGCGAAGGCGCCGGTGGGCTACTGGCTCGCCTTCTGGTGCGGTCTGTCCTGGTTGGTGCGCCCTGAGCTCGCGCTCTACGGCGGCATCACCGGCCTCGTCCTGCTCGCGCACGCCCCGCGTAAGGCCCCGGGCATCCTCGCGGCCGCGCTCCCGATCCCGGCCGCCTACCAGGTCTTCCGCATGGGGTACTACGGCCTGCTCACCCCGCACACGGCGGTGGCGAAGTCCGCGTCCGACGCTGAGTGGGGCCAGGGCGCCGCCTACGTTTGGGACTTCATCGCGCCCTACGCGTTGTGGGCCCCGCTTCTGGTCGCCGTCGCCATCGGGGCATGGTTGCTTCACGACGCCCACGGCCGCCGCCTCACCATCGTCGCCCTCGTCGTCGGCTGCGCCCTCGTGCACGTCCTCTACGTCACGCGCGTCGGCGGCGACTTCATGCACGGGCGGATGCTGTTGCTGCCCCTGTTCGCCCTGCTGCTGCCGCTCATGGCGGTGCCCGCACGCCCGCTCACCGCCGCGGCGGCCGCGGCGGCCGTGGCGTGGGCGGGTGTGGTCATCGTCCGCGCCCACCCGCTGCCGGACGACCTGGAAGAGCGCACGGCCGACGAGCTCGGCGTGGTGGACGAGCGCGAGTTCTGGACCATGGCCGTGCAGCGCGACCCGGGAGACCCGCCGCTCTACGCCGAGGACTTCCTCTCCTCGAAACTCATGGGCAACTGGTCCGACGCGATCGAGGAGGCGCGCGCGAACGACGCCGCCCAGATGATCCTGGCCAGGACGAACGACGACCCCGAGACCTACGCCTGGTTCTTCCGGCCGCGCTTCCCGGGGCAGGACTCCGACTTGGAAGATCAGCCGCTCACCGTCTACCTCATCAACCTGGGCATGACCGGGATGAACGCCGGGCTCGACGTCCGCGTCCTCGACACCGTGGGCCTGGCCACGCCGCTGGGCGCGCGGATGCCGCGGGACCCAGACGGGCGCGTCGGCCACGACAAGCACCTGCCGCTGGAGTGGCAGGTGGCGGACACCGGCATGGACCTCGACACCCTGCCGGAGTGGGTGGATCGGACGACGGCGATGCAGGCCAGGGCGGCGCTGCGCTCGCCGGAGATCGCGGACCTTCTGGCGTCGTCACGCGAGCCGATGTCCGCGAAACGTTTTATGCACAACCTGCGATATGCCCTTCAGGGCGGTCGCACGCTCGAGCTCAGCGACGACCCGTCGGTGTACCTCGACGAGGCGACACTGCGGCGCATCGAATCCGGCGATGACGTCGGGCGCGAGGGAGCCCGCGTGGTGTGGCCGCGACACGCCGACTAGATTAAAAAGCAACGAATTGATAACGTCTACCAAGATTTCTTCTGCCAACAACCTTGAGGGGGCATTGTGAACGCGACAGGAACCATCAAGCGCGCGCTGATCGCCGCGCTTGTCACGCTGGGCATGGCG encodes:
- a CDS encoding TetR/AcrR family transcriptional regulator, with amino-acid sequence MNDFSLDHQFSESAAAIADATIRIIASRGLDAVSVREVAKESGFAAGSVQYHAPNKDTLLAHAFIRSIQRQGERVMAVPERGGRLETWVARLAELLPIGGVRSEDAAIWVTYGSASATRVWIAKLYTEVLEDFQNRIVLALGGEEREEEAKRKARLVTALVNGLALDNLRVSEAEADRILADLREGLRLLFAG
- a CDS encoding GAP family protein; translated protein: MSSVIPVIGLALLDSLSLGTLVIPLALIVHWRAVRVPALTAYLFTVALVYFLLGLGMLLGFAGLGSVAERVTQTDIFPWITLTLGAALAVFGIFGPDPTKPEPGQLPKRATGATSSLPRMVALGLGASLTEAATMLPYIAAMGIIGSWDIPSVAKAGAVGIYCLIMIVPTVLLATLALLFGQKFFPRLERLIPRLEYEAKVTLLWIAAIVGIYMVARSVATIRGDLPAL
- a CDS encoding type I restriction-modification system subunit M — translated: MTPTPVKEFQDTLWKAADKLRGSMDASQYKDIVLGLVFLKYVTDAFDARRQELQAELEEEGATEEEILEELEDRDAYLEKNVFWVAPAARWDFLQRHSKGKTEEAGGEFRAIGKLIDEAAETLMADNPTLEGTLPHNYNSESVDQRRLGELVDLFSTTRFTAEGPERARDLLGEVYEYFLARFASAEGKRGGEFYTPRPVVRTLVEILEPTEGRVYDPCCGSGGMFVQAEKFLDAHDKDPSAIAIYGQELNERTWRMARMNLAIHALSAKGLGERWGDTFARDIHPGVEMDYVLANPPFNIKDWVRNTDDKRWVYGVPPEKNANFGWMQHIISKLGPRGEAGVVMANGTMTSNTSGEGEIRKNMLEDDIVSCVITLPSQLFRGTQIPVCVWFFAKNKGAGSKGSVDRRGQFLLIDARTLGHMIDRTERAFSDEDIQKIANTFRTWRGRESAEGEYEDVPGFCKSVSLEEIREANYALTPGRYVGFAETEEDDEPIDEKIARLTAELTAALDESARLDAIVREQLGRLG
- a CDS encoding phosphatase PAP2 family protein — its product is MSKRESDLLVAVQSTLFTPAVTKAARTLSHFGEHDLGWLAVGGAGVAVDKQRRRQWAALAAGTFAAHAASVVIKRIVRRPRPNDERVKVGVKTPSQLSFPSSHATNTAAAAVHLADITGSKLPYVAVPVMMLSRMVLGVHYPTDTLAGALLGAGVASATIKAEKETR
- a CDS encoding decaprenyl-phosphate phosphoribosyltransferase → MSEPHEPLLKSEPHTEGIDDVRKRVPPKNLPDAMVKGLRPKQWVKNVLVLAAPLAAGAEAFTARTALDVALAFVVFCLGASSIYLVNDARDVESDRQHPTKRFRPIASGMLPINVAYTMAVVLILAAVGLSLLATDGVSLAVVIGVYIALQLGYCFGWKHIPVIDIALVSSGFMLRTMAGGVAAGIDLSQWFLLVAAFGSLFMASGKRYAELLLAEETGAKIRKALEGYTATYLRFVWTLSATAVVMSYALWGFQQSSLVEGPAAIWYQISMVPFVIAILRYAAEVDGGKGGAPDEIALEDRVLQALALLWVFCIVMAVYIVPTLTQ